DNA from Zerene cesonia ecotype Mississippi chromosome 29, Zerene_cesonia_1.1, whole genome shotgun sequence:
ACAGAGAAAgggactttgttttatactatgtgtgTACATCTTCATCCTGCTCTGCTTCCATTTACCAGTTTCCACTGAAATTTAACCCAGTTTTGTggaattatgataaattagctgtatatgtgaatatattaatttttgttgtgaAAACAAAACTCAAGTAGTGTGATATATAGttaagtacaattttatttcgaataataccaaattttattatgaaaattactataatgataatgaaataaataaccattttcatatttaaacactttattttataaaatttcttgaaatacaatatataaaatacatacatttttaacacaatatcttattattaccaatataatttgttttatttttataacaattttaatatttttttataatataataaatgctcaTAAATGcactaaataaaatcacaacaaTTATCACACTGTTATACCTGCTTTTAAAATGGCactaattacttaaaattatattgtgacATTTTTGAGACCTACATTTTGCGTACATACTTtaacgtattatatataaataataattttatatcatataattgaGCTTGTGTGACGCACACACACGTATATACAATCAACAAATACTGTCGATACACAGGtccgcacgcacacacgcgtACGTTATTATgttcagaaataaaaatgtgcgTTCTAAAAATCTGttgattgtaataaataaataagtctcTATGGAATTACTAAGTTGCTTGATGAATAgtaattttaacaaagaatAAGCATGATTGCTCATCTTTTAACTTAAAAGAAACGTTTAGAGGTATATTTGTGAATAtgttctactaatattataaatagtatctAGTTTCaagcattatattttcaatataatatcaaaataagcATATAACCCGAGATATATCCGACCATTTCcgtctatttttttaaggtgtgtgtgtgtgcgtatgTGTTCTCTTAAGGGATAAGGCCATCCTGGCAACACAATATAGGTACgctaatatttcataaaataaaaactttaatataaaccaataaccaaaaaaataatgcaagAAATCACATTTTACACCCCTATACTAAGCTGACCTGCCATTTAGTCATCCCACGTATAAAACAGACTTATAACTCTTCTCTTTCCTTGCCCTTAGTTATCTCTATCTGCCAATTCTCCGGCTCCCACTCATTCTCCACTATTCTCTTCTCGATGATACGTTTGTACACGAGGGCCGATAGCCTTGCCGTTCTCTTCTTCTCTTCTGAATCAAAATCTACTTCGTAAAGACCGAAACGATCGCTGGTGAGAAACattcatgttatattaatgACATCGAATATTGCAATTTAACGGTTTTATGACtggatttattaatattattgatggAGAGTCAGAGAAAAAgagagaaattttgaaacattattttttgctatTCATTTCTGATGAccgaaatattgaattaaacgaaacataatatattattctatacttTTTTTTGCTACATAGCATCTGATTACGgtccatttttttaattttcataacataattttccattttccaagaaataaaataattagaaacaaATCACGACACAACTAAATTCTGGCGATTGTTTAgttaataactattatataccATACTAGTTTAGTGTCCACTGGTAGAAAAATCAGTGCCAACCCTAGCTCCCtgatctattaaataataaggtaaGGGTTGGTATTtagtaatagaaataatatattaaaaaatttattgaaatacttttattaaccattacttaaaatatattatacttacatctaaaacaaaatataaaaacagtaataGTGTCAAAAAGGGCTCCCCGTCAGCAAAGCAGCAACCATTTtgacatcctactaatattataaatgcgaaagtatgtaaggatgtgtgtgtgtttgttgctctttcacgcaaaaactactgaaccgattgcaatgaaatttagtacgtagatagctggataactggaacaacatataggcaactttttatcccgatattcccacgggatacggacttacgcaagtgaaaccgcggggcgcagtttgTTATCCATATAGCACACATtgttacacgctttttattcgcttcacctgtatgtttgtttgtaaccgacttctttgggcgcaattttgacccacttcaaacggccagatttcgttcaaactttgtagatttattgaggaccgatgacaatacactaatttgataaaattaatccattttttaatttgcaaaatatgatttttgttaaagcgtgttttttagttttttttaaactattatttatttatttaagtgtgATTTAAGCTggacttaattattttataaaagccaGTGCCAGCCCTAGCTCAGTAATCCATTGGCCAACCAACTCAGGGTTGTCACTACGTGACAATTAACTCACCTCGTCCCAGCTATCCACTCGACGTTGTCCATCAAACTCCACACGGTGTAGCCCCGTAAATCGGTGCCGTCTTCTATCGCGAACAAAATGGCGGACAAGTAATCGCGCAAAGTGGTAACCCGGGACTGGTCGTTCAAGCCGGTGGTAGTGGACCAGCCGTGCTCGGTTATAAATACTTGCGGGTAGTTGTAGACCTTGTTGAGATATAGACACAGCCGATATATGCCGTAGGGTGCGCTctggaataataaaaataatttattaaacaagaaaaaaaacaaacacacttaaattaaagataaaaaataaaaaattatgtacctatacCGTGTACATGGAAATCgaaaaacagtaaaatatccgtattgcatatataaaaaaatttgccAAATGTTACCCCACTACAGTTgcttagaatttatttattattttaattttcggTTAGACAGAAAAAAGGAATAAGTCGAGACACACAAACGGTAGTGTACGTATCTACTTCACATtgtaaatcctatcctactatcccatcccatcctactaatataataaatgcgaaagtttgtaagaacgtgtgtgtttgttgctctttcacgcaaaaactgctgtaccgattgcaatgaattttgtacgtagacagctggacaactggaataacatataggcaacttttcatcccgacattcctacgggatacggacttacgcgggtgaaaccgcggggcgcagttagtccTTTATGACGTAGTTTCTCAAATGAATTAtcagatttatttaacacaagcTAGACAAGCTGCACTAGCGAGCACCGGgagtttcttttatatttgttttatcttaaaCCATATCACTATCACGAGACCATAAATGTAGCATGGATATTGATCAATgcttttgatttgatttgatttgatttgatttaccTTAAGCCACACCGAGTTGGACGACCTCCAGTTCTTGTTATGAGATATCTTCACCCCCATATCATCATCAACGGACGGTGAATCGAACTGCTGATCCGCTGGTTCCACAAGGAACGAGGTGTAGTGGTTGAGGCCGAGGAAGTCTGCTGAACCTGGGTTTGAGAATGTTTTTagtgagaaataaaaaactgggaaaaaatttcatcacgaaacgggattcgaacccgcgtaattttgatcaaattttctattcttgaCCAATACGAAAGTCAGGTAATTGCCCGACTCGTGTAGGCGAGCGAGCGAGATGAAACGTATGTTTATGCGTGAGAGTGAAAGAGCGCGGCTGAGGAACAGCTTCTGccgttaaaaatacaatattgtttgtCTATAACCTCTCTCTATACAACAATCTAacctaatattatgaagaggaaacttgtatatttttacaaaccactggaccgatttcaaaaattcattcatcattAGAGAGGttcaacttcactgagtgacataggctatataggtaccacgggcgaagccgggttTCCTATATAGCGAAAAAGCGATTagctaatcctactaatcctaatcctactaatattataaatgcgaaagtttgtaaggatgtttgtgtgttactctttcacgcaaaaactactgaaccgattgcaatgaaatttggtacgtagacagctggacaactggaataacatataggcacttATTTccggatattcctacgggatacggacttacgcgggtgaaaccgcggggcgcaggtagtTATCGATATAGTATAAACCCCAACTGAAAAGCTGATTACCTTTTATGAGTTTAATCTCCTCGGGGCTCAGTGTAGGCAGCCTGGACTCCTTGTAGCCTTGCTCTTTACTCTTCTTCGCCACTCTATCTCTTACTGAACGCGGGAACCCCCCCGCCTCCGACCATATTGGATCCATGTACAGACCAATCTGTAAACCACAAacagtatgttttttttttctctatatataataaatatttaatatatataaattaactatttattattaatatatatataaattaactatttattattagattacaaagaaagaaatttaCTGTCATCTACAACAAAACCTCACATAGACAGTAAACTAaatcaatgttaaaaaaaaagaaaccaaAAAGGTTACTAACCGTAAAGTCTCTATATATGGCAGCTGCATCTTCATTCTCCGTGGCATTTGTTACTCCATGTGCCCAACTGAGTCCCAACGATATTCCCACTTGACCTGTAAAAGTGAGAAACTCATTAGCATTAGTTCAttagtatgtatgtgtgtttgtatgtaagatcagtggtggctcagtggttaggactTTAGACTTCAAAAAGTCAGGGATTCGATACTGAACGAGCGTGTAActaattgatttttctatttatctgtacattattcatatcaccaatgctcgaaacggtgaaggaaaaccgGCATAtgcaagaatcaaaagttccgacgccatgtgacatctgccaacccgcactttgCCAGCGTTATGGATTACGGCCTGAACTCTCAATAAAggcccagcagtgggaacatatataggctgatgatgattgatgatgatgaagaagaagaagatgaTAAAGATGAAGAAACTGAGAATAGGATCGATTCAGCGGGATTTTGTGACAAAATGGCTGAAATGGCTGaaactgtttaatttaagttaagcaataacatttgtatttaaatttgatgtagtcaattgaaataaaataaaacacataccCTTATATTTGTTCTTATATTCCTTCTCATATAACCTATAGGCCCTCGCGTGTGCGAGCATTACATTTTTCACGCATATATAATCTCCGACACCCTTGGACACTACGCCTGGTGCGATTAAACCACTGTAACCTGAAAATTGACGGTTTACCAACCAATATATCGAGTATTTttcaaagaatagaaataatttgatcACAAGGCGGTAGACTAGGGTTTGGCAAAAAATCGcggattcgaatcccgccttccgataaaaaaaatctattctttaaaaattactcatttataaaacattgcaatgctacaaaactaaaaattaaatataaaacacatcacttatttaccataaaaatacatttttaccaTTTTGGTAAAGCTATactattaaatagaataaaactcACCATCGACACACACCCCGGACGGCTGATTTATCGTAATCCAATATTTCACCCTATCCCCGTACTTATCGAATACAACTCTTGCGAAATCCTCAAACCATTCTGCTGATAAGGGGTTAATCCAACCGCCCAAATCCTGCAGGGCCTGGGGTAAATCATAATGGTATAATGTTACCATCGGTTGTATGCCATATTTCAGTAGTtcgttaattaaattgtcataGTATTGGATGCCCTTTTCGTTTATTACGTTGGGATATCCTGAAAATTAcggttaaattatttattagtattttaacaAGGTCGTGTAATTTGTACTGTATATTCTCTATATGAAAAGACTCTAGTTTATACTAATAGATAAAGtaccattaaataattattttctacaaaataggTCACCAATGTCTCCCAGAGATACTACTAAATGGGAAATCAcgttgattaaataaaaaatcacgtCAATTAGTGGAAATCCGATGGAGAGATCAAGTGACAAAGAAATGACTCATAAACTCAATTTGAGAGTGTCCTTATTTTTGAGATgtcaattgaaaatatgtcATTTTTTCTATGACACATTGTATAAGGTACTttctaaaactatttaaccCTCAAATAAAACGCAGATAGTGTAACTTTTGAGTATTGAGTAAGTACGTACTTTTGACCGCCGCCTTGGTACAGTGTTCAACACTTATGTGTAGAGTCAAGAGGTCCTGGATTCGATTTCCGGTGGGGACTctaaaaaagtctcggtctggcaggacacaaaaGGCttatcacctacttgtccataaagaaaatcgatcagtgaaacagatgtataccatctgccccatatcccactaggggacacagGACATCACTTAAGTATAGATTAGTATGTACAACAAACATTACCAGTTGGAAGTATCCTTGGCCACGATATCGAGAATCTATAATGATCGACGCCCAACTCCCTCAACATTTCCACATCTCGCTGATACTGGTGGTAAGAATCGCAGGCTACATCGCCGTTCCTACCGTCGGCTATCACTTCTGGATGTTCGTGGAGAAATCTGTCCCATATGCTTTCACCCTTGCCTGAAGAATTGGTTAATTTAGGTAGCCTGGTAAtggtttaaaatgaaatggcataattaaattttttctgtaATCACTTCTTATTATAATGGGTAGTGGTGATCACTTGCCATCAAACGAACCACCAGAAT
Protein-coding regions in this window:
- the LOC119837877 gene encoding myrosinase 1-like isoform X1 encodes the protein MNLRLLQFLSCCVLCVYGWTDNRIRKFKNDFSFGVSTSAYQVEGAWDVDGKGESIWDRFLHEHPEVIADGRNGDVACDSYHQYQRDVEMLRELGVDHYRFSISWPRILPTGYPNVINEKGIQYYDNLINELLKYGIQPMVTLYHYDLPQALQDLGGWINPLSAEWFEDFARVVFDKYGDRVKYWITINQPSGVCVDGYSGLIAPGVVSKGVGDYICVKNVMLAHARAYRLYEKEYKNKYKGQVGISLGLSWAHGVTNATENEDAAAIYRDFTIGLYMDPIWSEAGGFPRSVRDRVAKKSKEQGYKESRLPTLSPEEIKLIKGSADFLGLNHYTSFLVEPADQQFDSPSVDDDMGVKISHNKNWRSSNSVWLKSAPYGIYRLCLYLNKVYNYPQVFITEHGWSTTTGLNDQSRVTTLRDYLSAILFAIEDGTDLRGYTVWSLMDNVEWIAGTSDRFGLYEVDFDSEEKKRTARLSALVYKRIIEKRIVENEWEPENWQIEITKGKEREEL
- the LOC119837877 gene encoding lactase-like protein isoform X2, which produces MLRELGVDHYRFSISWPRILPTGYPNVINEKGIQYYDNLINELLKYGIQPMVTLYHYDLPQALQDLGGWINPLSAEWFEDFARVVFDKYGDRVKYWITINQPSGVCVDGYSGLIAPGVVSKGVGDYICVKNVMLAHARAYRLYEKEYKNKYKGQVGISLGLSWAHGVTNATENEDAAAIYRDFTIGLYMDPIWSEAGGFPRSVRDRVAKKSKEQGYKESRLPTLSPEEIKLIKGSADFLGLNHYTSFLVEPADQQFDSPSVDDDMGVKISHNKNWRSSNSVWLKSAPYGIYRLCLYLNKVYNYPQVFITEHGWSTTTGLNDQSRVTTLRDYLSAILFAIEDGTDLRGYTVWSLMDNVEWIAGTSDRFGLYEVDFDSEEKKRTARLSALVYKRIIEKRIVENEWEPENWQIEITKGKEREEL